CCCTTGAAGGTATGGGGCTTCATCTTGGCATGAAGGTGGAGGGATGGAAGCCAACTCCTCGCCCGAGGGGTGGATCACCTGACGAAAAAAAGGAAGGCGAACAGACATGAGGCACAGACGTAGGACGCGCAAGCTCGGTTTAAAGACGGCACACCGCCAGGCCGTTTTGCACAATATGGTCTCTTCTCTGATCCAGCATGGTCGGATCGTTACGACCGTCCCGCGGGCCAAAGAGATCCGGCGTCTTGCCGACCGCATGGTTACCCTTGCAAAAGCAGGGACCGTACATGCACGCCGTCAGGCCTTTGATATCGTCCGGAGCAGGGACGTGGTCATGAGGCTATTCAGCCATTGGGGCCCGCAGTTTAACGAAAGACCCGGCGGTTATACCCGCATTGTGCGGCTCGGGCAGCGGCGAGGTGATGCGGCTCACGTCTCGATCGTCGAGTTTGCAACCGAGAGCCTCGAGAAGATAAAGGCACGTGCACCAAGTAGGCCG
This portion of the Deltaproteobacteria bacterium genome encodes:
- the rplQ gene encoding 50S ribosomal protein L17, producing the protein MRHRRRTRKLGLKTAHRQAVLHNMVSSLIQHGRIVTTVPRAKEIRRLADRMVTLAKAGTVHARRQAFDIVRSRDVVMRLFSHWGPQFNERPGGYTRIVRLGQRRGDAAHVSIVEFATESLEKIKARAPSRPMRPEVSAPPVVPAAVAPAREESPTPPFADATEVLAASENPSGSPEEGSIGASSETLTSEELPPEKDVS